One Bosea sp. 685 DNA segment encodes these proteins:
- a CDS encoding N-acetylglucosamine-6-phosphate deacetylase, whose amino-acid sequence MRISAGLVDLQVNGFAGVDFNSGTITAAELDRALEAMLATGVTTCLPTIITAHPDELEARFKALDAAVAASRLGPAMCPGYHLEGPFLNPAAGYAGCHPPDAMTAADSGLVESLQKGLKRPILMVTVAPEVAGAAALIKTLARQGRIVALGHTAADFDQIAAAAEAGATLSTHLGNGMPQTAHKLANPIFAQLAEDRMWASFIADGIHIHPKALQSLIRAKGLSRSILVTDAVVGAAAKTGRYDFAGMSVERLADGSVRQTGTALLAGSALCLDAAIRNVVAWGLATPDEAIAMASHHPLAVLAPALAAHGIALADSEVEWSDDLRVRRVRVDKIERRFGTIETVH is encoded by the coding sequence ATGCGGATCTCGGCCGGTCTCGTCGATCTCCAGGTCAACGGCTTCGCCGGCGTCGACTTCAATTCCGGCACGATCACCGCCGCCGAACTGGACCGGGCGCTGGAAGCGATGCTCGCGACCGGCGTCACGACCTGCCTGCCGACGATCATCACCGCCCATCCCGATGAATTGGAGGCGCGCTTCAAGGCGCTCGACGCCGCCGTTGCCGCCAGCCGGCTGGGGCCGGCGATGTGCCCAGGCTACCATCTCGAAGGCCCCTTCCTGAATCCCGCCGCCGGCTATGCCGGCTGCCACCCGCCCGATGCGATGACGGCAGCCGATTCCGGACTCGTCGAAAGCCTGCAGAAGGGGCTCAAGCGGCCGATCCTGATGGTGACGGTCGCTCCGGAAGTTGCGGGAGCGGCGGCGTTGATCAAGACCCTCGCCCGGCAAGGGCGCATCGTCGCGCTCGGCCACACCGCCGCCGATTTCGATCAGATCGCGGCGGCAGCCGAAGCCGGCGCGACGCTCTCGACCCATCTTGGCAATGGCATGCCGCAGACCGCTCACAAGCTCGCCAACCCGATCTTCGCCCAGCTCGCCGAGGACCGGATGTGGGCAAGCTTCATCGCCGACGGCATCCACATCCATCCCAAGGCCCTGCAATCGCTGATCCGGGCCAAAGGGCTGTCGCGCTCGATCCTCGTCACCGACGCGGTGGTCGGCGCGGCAGCCAAAACGGGCCGCTACGATTTCGCCGGCATGAGCGTCGAGCGCCTCGCCGACGGCTCGGTCCGGCAGACTGGCACCGCCCTGCTCGCGGGCTCGGCGCTGTGTCTCGATGCGGCAATCCGCAACGTCGTCGCCTGGGGGCTCGCAACCCCGGATGAAGCGATCGCGATGGCCTCGCACCACCCGCTCGCCGTGCTTGCGCCGGCCTTGGCCGCTCACGGCATCGCACTCGCGGACAGCGAGGTCGAATGGTCCGACGATCTAAGGGTCCGGCGCGTGCGCGTCGACAAAATCGAACGCCGTTTCGGCACGATCGAAACGGTGCACTAG